A genomic window from Streptomyces sp. NBC_01429 includes:
- a CDS encoding SDR family NAD(P)-dependent oxidoreductase, translating into MNEAARFSDRVAVVTGAASGVGAATAVRLAAEGASVVLADLDGERGVPLAARIRAYGGRAAFVAADVADPDGWDRIMAAAHTFGPVGVLVSNAHTTEVAPAHELSLASWERQLAVNLTGGFLGFRAVLPDLRERRGSVVLTSSVHAHKGVPGHPAYAAGKGALLSLCAQLAVEYGPEVRVNAVLPGPILTTAWEEAPREERERGAAGTAAGRFGRPEEVAAAIAFLAADEASYITGSSLVVDGGWSVVKSPA; encoded by the coding sequence ATGAACGAAGCCGCCCGCTTCTCCGACCGCGTCGCCGTCGTCACCGGAGCCGCCTCGGGCGTCGGCGCCGCCACCGCCGTGCGGCTCGCCGCCGAAGGTGCCTCCGTCGTCCTCGCCGACCTCGACGGGGAACGGGGCGTCCCCCTCGCCGCGCGGATACGCGCCTACGGCGGTCGCGCCGCCTTCGTCGCCGCCGATGTCGCCGACCCGGACGGCTGGGACCGGATCATGGCGGCGGCGCACACCTTCGGGCCCGTCGGCGTCCTCGTCAGCAACGCCCACACCACGGAGGTCGCCCCCGCGCACGAGCTGTCCCTGGCCTCCTGGGAACGGCAGCTGGCCGTCAATCTCACCGGCGGCTTCCTCGGCTTCAGAGCCGTGCTGCCCGATCTGCGAGAGCGGCGCGGCTCGGTGGTGCTGACCTCGTCGGTCCACGCGCACAAGGGCGTCCCCGGCCATCCCGCGTATGCCGCCGGCAAGGGCGCGCTGCTCTCGCTCTGCGCTCAGCTCGCCGTGGAGTACGGACCCGAGGTACGGGTCAACGCCGTGCTGCCGGGGCCGATCCTCACCACCGCCTGGGAGGAGGCACCGCGGGAGGAGCGCGAGCGTGGCGCCGCCGGGACGGCGGCGGGCCGCTTCGGGAGGCCGGAGGAGGTGGCCGCGGCGATCGCCTTCCTGGCGGCCGACGAGGCGTCGTACATCACCGGGTCGAGCCTGGTCGTGGACGGCGGCTGGAGCGTCGTGAAGTCCCCGGCGTGA
- a CDS encoding ROK family protein yields the protein MNSNHTSLGAKADKETVRRHNLSLVLRAVRDEGEATRAGVAGRVGLTRAAVSSLVEQLLDSGFLSESGKTFSGQAGRPGTVLKVTRSGPAGIGVEINIDYVSVCVVDLAGTDRVRLTEHLDNRGAAPAGVLARGARIAARTLESAAEQELHPVGVQLALPGLVSGGTVRQAPNLGWNRVPAEELFARALAGLRPDTPALPVSSENEANLAALAELWFGDLGPIRTFLYLTGEIGVGGALVLDGELLRGAHGFAGEIGHVVADATGPLCRCGSRGCLEQYAGLSALLRAAGVDEDSGAPGLAELARRVTAGDPLAVAAVERAGTMLGRVLSGAVNLLDPDAVVLGGIYRELMPRLSPAADRELTARVVSGLWPRDSGRLRASSSAGDAARGAAALVVRSVLADPVAYAGRGARRGTD from the coding sequence ATGAACAGCAACCACACCTCCCTCGGCGCGAAGGCCGACAAGGAGACCGTGCGCCGGCACAATCTGAGCCTCGTGCTGCGGGCGGTACGGGACGAGGGCGAGGCGACCAGGGCCGGCGTGGCGGGGCGGGTGGGGCTGACCCGGGCGGCCGTGTCGTCGCTGGTCGAGCAGTTGCTGGACAGCGGGTTCCTCTCCGAGTCCGGGAAGACGTTCAGCGGGCAGGCCGGCCGCCCCGGCACCGTGCTGAAGGTGACGCGCTCCGGGCCGGCCGGAATCGGTGTCGAGATCAATATCGACTACGTGTCGGTGTGCGTGGTCGACCTCGCGGGCACCGACCGGGTCCGGCTGACCGAGCACCTCGACAACCGGGGTGCCGCTCCCGCCGGGGTCCTGGCGCGCGGCGCGCGGATCGCCGCGCGGACCCTGGAGTCGGCGGCCGAGCAGGAGTTGCACCCGGTGGGGGTCCAACTGGCCCTGCCGGGGCTGGTGTCGGGCGGTACGGTCCGTCAGGCGCCCAACCTGGGCTGGAACCGGGTCCCCGCCGAGGAGCTGTTCGCCCGCGCGCTCGCCGGGCTGCGGCCGGACACGCCCGCGCTGCCGGTGAGTTCGGAGAACGAGGCCAATCTCGCGGCGCTGGCCGAGCTGTGGTTCGGCGATCTGGGCCCGATCCGTACGTTCCTCTATCTGACCGGCGAGATCGGGGTCGGCGGCGCTCTGGTGCTCGACGGGGAGCTGTTGCGCGGGGCGCACGGCTTCGCCGGGGAGATCGGGCATGTGGTCGCTGACGCGACGGGTCCGCTCTGCCGGTGCGGCTCGCGTGGCTGTCTGGAGCAGTACGCGGGCCTCTCGGCGCTGCTGCGGGCGGCCGGTGTCGACGAGGACTCCGGCGCGCCGGGCCTGGCGGAGCTGGCGCGCCGGGTGACCGCGGGCGACCCGCTCGCGGTGGCCGCCGTCGAGCGGGCCGGGACGATGCTCGGCCGGGTGCTGTCGGGCGCGGTCAATCTCCTCGACCCGGACGCGGTGGTGCTGGGCGGGATCTACCGGGAGCTGATGCCCCGGCTGTCACCGGCGGCCGACCGGGAGTTGACGGCCCGGGTGGTCTCGGGGCTGTGGCCGCGCGACAGCGGACGGCTGCGCGCCTCCTCCTCCGCCGGTGACGCGGCACGCGGCGCCGCGGCCCTGGTCGTACGGTCGGTGCTGGCCGATCCGGTGGCGTACGCGGGGCGCGGGGCGCGGCGGGGGACGGACTGA